A single Anopheles maculipalpis chromosome 3RL, idAnoMacuDA_375_x, whole genome shotgun sequence DNA region contains:
- the LOC126564188 gene encoding dentin sialophosphoprotein, with protein sequence MFVFSFFRQLQHRRDSNMESMDISYSDDKTGEETDMICDEEQHECSDHENIVVQQLTHNGVMIELDSHNAPCDESSRNINAQSVNTLLNSSFPTEHSESVPESVRFPLQDAKDCNQFQIIPRNINSIERMKENLMTTVDSLEICGSDKENMFTDTCEARLNEFPIDAKREGCVFPLEDALDFAAIQSFTSNSSIHGENFTPANEYNFSAADFDCLLSRGCSQTSSSTVKSALGSASSSSNLPRNSVLDNFDPLLRRQTIVKAEHRSGSENVEGGPSAACLALVNNISPLQESNRSAKQIPACRKIDADRFDGQQVDSALLLLNTSGGSSLIPLLEHQTGNDSKDKQDLKEISSCLDDTAVDPNCSANPETSHSSLEKTTITTEDNGTSDSSKCSENLLFSTSADGQQVIEYERVESNEPLVAILDSVQSAEHVPLNSTDSQKLSELNLSDSANTKGDSLSAVQFQELNIEGALPAEKAAVELIAESTGKLNSTVIYTGTPNAHDDLTFFKGNMIAEPITEKQNSAVKNMSDDRSVSGEEGYAEVGKKCKTEEVNFADIEKKMLDIELREENMLKRITEKDKTISKMSNVVEAYERTIAELISEKEILIRNHEEECENLKQDNEINAQHLESLEQTFSNLYTKYERMKKNAIKYKENEDKLLEKVMKLEECLRAQEQRYEKMKSHAMSQLEIANTKIDEAIRNHSQEVAKLKAQIKKEEVYRISINEQLIQKSKENEQLVKICDELISETN encoded by the exons ATGTTcgtattttcgtttttcagACAATTGCAACATCGCAGAGACTCAAACATGGAGAGCATGGATATCTCGTACAGCGATGATAAGACTGGCGAAGAAACTGATATGATCT GTGATGAAGAACAGCATGAATGCTCTGATCATGAAAACATTGTAGTGCAACAATTAACCCACAACGGTGTGATGATCGAGCTCGACTCTCATAACGCTCCATGTGATGAATCATCACGAAACATTAATGCACAAAGCGTAAACACTCTGCTAAATAGCAGTTTCCCTACAGAACATAGCGAAAGCGTTCCGGAATCTGTACGATTTCCGCTCCAAGACGCTAAAGATTGCAATCAATTCCAGATTATCCCCAGGAATATCAATTCCATTGAACGTATGAAGGAAAACTTAATGACCACCGTAGATAGCCTTGAAATCTGTGGATCAGATAAGGAAAATATGTTTACGGACACATGTGAAGCACGGCTTAATGAATTTCCCATCGATGCAAAACGTGAAGGTTGTGTTTTTCCACTTGAAGATGCATTGGATTTTGCAGCTATCCAATCGTTTACTTCGAACTCTTCAATTCATGGAGAAAATTTTACACCAGCCAATGAAT ATAATTTTTCGGCGGCGGATTTCGATTGTTTACTGTCTCGAGGGTGTTCGCAGACTTCTTCAAGTACGGTAAAATCAGCTTTAGGTTCTGCATCGTCCTCTTCAAACCTTCCCAGAAACTCTGTGCTGGACAATTTTGACCCCCTTTTGCGACGGCAAACTATCGTTAAGGCAGAACACAGATCAGGCAGTGAAAACGTCGAAGGTGGCCCATCTGCTGCATGTCTGGCTTTGGTTAACAACATTTCACCGCTGCAAGAAAGTAACAGGAGTGCTAAGCAAATACCAGCGTGCCGTAAAATCGACGCTGACCGTTTCGATGGACAACAAGTAGACAGTGCACTACTCCTGCTGAATACGTCCGGTGGTTCATCGTTGATACCACTGCTAGAGCATCAGACTGGTAACGATTCCAAGGACAAACAAGATCTGAAAGAGATATCGAGCTGCCTTGACGATACTGCTGTAGATCCAAACTGTTCAGCAAATCCGGAAACAAGTCATAGTTCTCTCGAGAAAACTACAATAACTACAGAAGATAACGGAACCAGTGACTCGTCAAAGTGCTCGGAAAACCTATTGTTTTCAACCAGTGCTGATGGACAACAAGTTATAGAGTATGAGAGAGTGGAAAGTAACGAACCATTAGTGGCAATTTTGGATTCTGTTCAGAGTGCAGAGCATGTCCCACTCAACAGTACGGATTCACAAAAGTTATCCGAATTGAACCTCTCGGACTCTGCAAATACAAAAGGTGATAGTTTATCAGCCGTACAATTTCAGGAACTGAATATTGAAGGTGCACTACCAGCAGAGAAAGCAGCAGTGGAACTTATTGCAGAATCGACAGGAAAACTAAACAGCACTGTCATTTACACCGGCACTCCTAAT GCTCATGATGATTTAACGTTTTTCAAGGGAAATATGATTGCTGAACCGATtactgaaaaacaaaacagcgccGTTAAAAATATGAG TGACGATCGATCGGTATCGGGCGAGGAAGGTTATGCTGAGGTTGGAAAGAAATGTAAAACTGAAGA AGTAAATTTCGCCGATATAGAGAAAAAGATGCTTGATATTGAACTCAGAGAAGAAAACATGTTAAAGCGGATCACGGAGAAagataaaacaatttccaaaaTGAG CAACGTGGTTGAAGCGTACGAGCGAACCATAGCCGAGCTAatctcggagaaggaaattttAATCCGTAACCATGAGGAGGAATGCGAAAATCTAAAGCAAGACAATGAAATTAACGCACAGCATTTGGAATCGTTAGAGCAAACCTTCTCAAACTTGTATAC AAAATATGAGCGCATGAAAAAGAACGCCATCAAATACAAAGAAAATGAGGATAAGTTATTAGAAAAGGTGATGAAGCTTGAAGAATGTCTCAGAGCGCAAGAACAGCGgtatgaaaaaatgaaaagtcaCGCTATGAGTCAACTGGAAAT TGCAAACACCAAAATAGACGAAGCTATCCGCAACCATTCCCAGGAAGTAGCAAAATTAAAGGCTCAgataaagaaagaagaagtgtACCGAATTTCAATCAACGAGCAGTtgattcaaaaatcaaaagagAATGAACAATTGGTTAAGATTTGCGACGAGCTAATCAGTGAAACTAATTGA
- the LOC126560681 gene encoding ER degradation-enhancing alpha-mannosidase-like protein 2 — MQIKKVTRNRLKNAPAHSNHVKRPTQFSLMVLVWCCIGGCIFRSVSEVQGLRKYASSDMHRMRERVRQMFYHAYDGYLQYGAPYDELRPLSCDGIDTWGSYSLTLIDALDTLAVMGNYTEFGRVVQLLRDRSFDADINVSVFETNIRIIGGLLSAHLLSHHADLESMGLVMPGWPCEGPLLEMAEDVAQRLLPAFDTATGMPYGTVNLRHGVPYGETSVTCTAGIGTFILEFGTLSRLTGNPVYEDVAMNALSALYKHRSPIGLYGNHIDVQTGRWIAQDAGIGAGVDSYFEYLVKGSILLEQPALMATFLESKSSIDRYLKREDWYVWVSMSKGQITLPVFQSLEAYWPGLLSLYGNTKEALRILHNYQSVWRQYGFLPEFYNIPTGEAGANRENYPLRPELIESVMYLYRATSDPFLLQVGENILESIEHSAKTACGYATIRNVLTHQQEDRMESFFLAETTKYLYLLFDPNNVLHNDGSIGHVVNVRKNDDDATIAERHECVVGAGGYIFNTEAHPIDPTALRCCEAIHGNIFADRAFGDRNKDNYHRGDLFLSKEQRKNLHQTDKKGSQQLWDRPIGKEPTLATNAEVVTRGGESMKTISLPTGTMERDVEKVDSMTSDIKTVSSTVPVFTKALKSDSILNGKEYSQKFDDVSQASTYSSLESAETETLSTTGCPPKDKCSSTETIKYVLFGTERMEEFSSSNEQSCDAMVNLKTIPSIENSKYDEDKTMGTLMKLVQSMFHTTAGQHEQKKTKFDREKFYQHLARKRLLDEENSSSSSSSNRYNASTSSSTKEEKLHELLLCHAQPYLNRLTLLGEFY; from the exons ATGCAGATAAAAAAAGTAACTAGGAACCGATTAAAAAATGCCCCTGCCCACAGCAATCATGTAAAGCGTCCCACCCAATTCTCACTCATGGTGTTAGTATGGTGCTGTATTGGAGGATGTATTTTCCGATCGGTTTCAGAGGTACAAGGTTTGCGAAAATACGCCTCTAGTGATATGCATCGTATGCG GGAGAGAGTGCGTCAAATGTTTTACCATGCGTACGACGGCTATCTACAGTATGGAGCTCCGTACGACGAATTACGGCCGTTATCTTGCGATGGAATCGACACCTGGGGTAGTTATTCGCTCACCTTGATCGATGCACTCGATACGTTAGCAGTCATGGGGAACTACACTGAGTTTGGGCGCGTTGTGCAGCTCCTGCGTGATAGGTCCTTTGATGCAGATATCAACGTGTCAGTGTTTGAGACGAATATTCGCATAATTGGTGGACTACTGTCGGCGCACCTTCTATCACACCACGCCGATCTAGAATCCATGGGGCTTGTCATGCCAGGTTGGCCCTGTGAAGGTCCTTTGTTAGAAATGGCAGAAGATGTCGCTCAGCGTTTGTTGCCTGCATTCGATACCGCAACGGGTATGCCTTACGGTACGGTAAACCTGCGCCACGGTGTACCGTATGGGGAAACATCTGTAACCTGTACCGCCGGTATCGGAACGTTCATACTGGAATTTGGTACGCTAAGTAGATTAACGGGCAATCCCGTGTACGAGGACGTTGCCATGAATGCATTGTCCGCGTTGTACAAGCACCGGTCCCCAATAGGATTGTACGGGAATCATATCGATGTGCAAACCGGTCGCTGGATAGCTCAGGATGCTGGTATCGGAGCTGGAGTAGATTCCTATTTCGAATATCTGGTAAAGGGCTCAATTTTGCTTGAACAACCTGCGCTGATGgccactttcctggaaagtaAGTCATCGATTGATCGCTACCTGAAACGTGAGGATTGGTATGTTTGGGTGAGCATGAGCAAGGGACAGATCACACTGCCCGTATTCCAATCGCTCGAGGCGTACTGGCCCGGTTTATTGAGTTTGTATGGTAATACTAAGGAAGCGTTGCGAATACTACACAACTACCAGTCTGTGTGGCGTCAGTACGGATTTCTGCCGGAGTTTTACAATATTCCTACCGGAGAAGCTGGCGCAAATCGAGAAAACTATCCGTTGCGGCCCGAGCTAATCGAGTCGGTGATGTATCTGTACCGAGCCACCAGTGATCCGTTTTTGCTGCAAGTAGGCGAAAATATTCTCGAGAGTATAGAGCATAGCGCCAAAACGGCTTGTGGTTATGCTACGATACGGAATGTCCTAACACATCAACAAGAGGACCGTatggaatcgttttttttggcAGAAACTACCAAATATCTGTACCTTCTGTTCGATCCGAATAATGTTTTACACAACGATGGGAGCATCGGTCATGTTGTCAACGTAAGGAAGAATGACGATGATGCCACCATAGCCGAACGGCATGAATGTGTGGTAGGTGCTGGAGGTTACATTTTCAACACGGAAGCCCATCCAATCGATCCAACAGCTCTGCGGTGTTGTGAAGCAATTCATGGTAACATTTTTGCTGACAGAGCGTTCGGAGATCGCAACAAAGACAACTACCATCGCGGTGATCTATTTCTTTCAaaggagcaaagaaaaaacctcCATCAAACAGATAAAAAAGGTAGTCAACAGTTGTGGGATCGTCCCATCGGTAAAGAACCAACACTAGCTACCAACGCCGAGGTGGTAACAAGAGGCGGAGAAAGCATGAAAACCATAAGCCTGCCTACCGGCACTATGGAGCGAGATGTGGAGAAAGTAGATAGCATGACCAGTGATATAAAAACGGTTTCATCAACCGTGCCAGTTTTTACAAAAGCACTGAAATCTGATTCAATTCTGAACGGTAAGGAATATTCGCAAAAGTTCGATGATGTCAGCCAAGCCAGCACCTACTCATCATTGGAATCTGCCGAGACAGAAACATTATCAACCACAGGCTGTCCACCGAAAGACAAATGCAGTAGCACGGAAACAATCAAATATGTCCTATTTGGAACAGAGCGTATGGAAGAATTCTCTTCGTCAAACGAACAATCATGTGATGCTATGGTAAATCTAAAAACCATACCAagtattgaaaatagtaaaTATGATGAAGATAAAACAATGGGAACATTAATGAAACTGGTGCAGAGCATGTTTCATACAACAGCGGGTCAAcatgaacagaaaaaaactaaatttgatCGTGAAAAATTTTACCAACATTTGGCTAGGAAACGTTTGCTGGATGAAGAgaatagtagcagcagcagcagcagcaacagatacAACGCATCGACATCGTCTTCGaccaaagaagaaaagcttCACGAATTACTATTGTGTCATGCACAGCCGTACCTTAATCGTCTTACTCTCCTAGGTGAATTCTATTAG
- the LOC126565240 gene encoding pleckstrin homology domain-containing family F member 2, producing the protein MVDKLVNSEANARRIQMVENCFGTSGQPLFLPGRVLVGEGVLTKMCRKRPKARQFFLFNDILVYGNIVIGKKKYNKQHLIPLEEVQLQALEDNGQYRNGWLIRTATKSFAVYAATQTEKQEWMAHINKCIEDLLRKSGKKPVETHAAVWVPDSEATICMHCKKTQFTMINRRHHCRNCGAVVCGPCSSKKFILPGQSNKPLRVCLDCYDNLTSMKRDGNKAHAGNNNKPANSTESSGEDDSGDDEETLKDNVTHDEPKFYADGKLEK; encoded by the exons ATGGTGGACAAGTTAG TTAACAGCGAAGCCAATGCGCGGCGGATACAgatggtggaaaactgtttcGGAACATCCGGACAGCCGTTGTTTCTTCCTGGACGTGTGCTAGTAGGCGAAGGTGTGCTTACAAAAATGTGTCGCAAACGCCCTAAAGCACGGcaatttttcttgtttaacGATATTTTGGTTTATGGTAATATTGTTATTGGCAAGAAAAagtacaacaaacaacacttaATCCCGCTCGAGGAAGTTCAATTACAGGCGTTAGAAGATAACGGGC AATATAGAAATGGATGGCTGATACGTACAGCAACCAAGTCGTTCGCAGTATATGCTGCGacacaaacagaaaagcaagaaTGGATGGCACACATCAACAAGTGTATCGAAGATTTGTTGCGCAAAA GCGGGAAAAAACCAGTTGAAACGCATGCTGCTGTATGGGTGCCCGACAGCGAAGCAACCATCTGTATGCACTGTAAAAAGACTCAGTTTACTATGATCAACAGAAGG CATCACTGCCGAAATTGCGGAGCGGTTGTATGCGGTCCATGTTCATCGAAAAAGTTTATTCTTCCGGGCCAAAGTAATAAGCCTCTGCGCGTATGTCTTGATTGCTACGACAACCTGACCTCGATGAAGCGTGATGGA AACAAAGCTCATGCcggtaacaacaacaaaccagcAAACTCTACTGAAAGTTCCGGCGAGGATGATTCGGGAGACGATGAGGAAACGCTTAAGGATAACGTTACCCACGACGAA cCCAAGTTTTACGCCGATGGTAAACTTGAAAAATAA
- the LOC126564425 gene encoding protein Malvolio yields MNSNQSVSRHNSNVGNKSVSQTSSAATTPSSSNSLIEPSEDSTLNNASNLFYGGERVTPDTETRDFSFRELWAFTGPGFLMSIAYLDPGNIESDLQSGIVAKYSLLWVLLGATLLGLAMQRLAVKIGVVTGLDLAEMCHKQYKTVPRVILWLMVEVAIIGSDMQEVIGTAIAIYLLSYKRIPLYIGVLITVLDTMSFLFLDKYKLRRLELFFGFLITTMAVSFGYQYVISDTPQMEVIKGMFIPWSSDYRPGTLLQAVGIIGAVIMPHNLYLHSALVKSREINRNEVREVKKANRYYFIEATVALAVSFIINVFVVSVFAHDLYGKSNQDVIDRCSNSSFSDDILHAFDANNATADINIYKAGLVLGCFYGGVSMYVWAIGILAAGQSSTMTGTYAGQFAMEGFLNLQWARWKRVLFTRTVAIMPAFYVAFFSRLEDLTKMNDILNAVMALQLPFAAIPTVAFSSSVALMKKEFVNGPIEKAISITLSFTVIGINLYFIIANLQQVTLTAFMIFGVAIFGTFYIAFNIYLILHMMVNLGNKTIATNSLVKRYIFDDVNLFSNMATLDNGL; encoded by the exons ATGAATTCCAACCAATCCGTTTCACGCCATAACAGCAATGTTGGCAATAAGTCAGTAAGCCAAACCTCTTCTGCAGCTACAACTCCTAGTTCTAGTAATAGTTTAATAGAACCATCGGAAGATTCTACCCTAAACAATGCCTCAAACCTATTCTACGGAGGAGAGCGTGTTACACCTGACACGGAAACG CGAGATTTCAGCTTTCGAGAATTATGGGCGTTTACTGGACCCGGGTTTTTGATGTCTATTGCTTATCTAGACCCCGGGAACATTGAATCTGATTTGCAGAGCGGAATTGTAGCGAAATACAGCTTGCTATGGGTGCTACTAGGAGCTACACTGCTAGGACTAGCAATGCAACGTTTGGCTGTGAA AATTGGAGTCGTTACAGGATTGGATCTTGCGGAGATGTGCCATAAACAGTACAAAACTGTGCCCCGAGTGATACTTTGGCTTATGGTGGAAGTCGCCATTATTGGATCCGACATGCAGGAAGTAATTGGAACAGCCATTGCTATCTATCTTCTGTCGTACAAACG AATACCTTTGTACATCGGTGTGTTGATAACTGTGTTAGATACAATGTCCTTTCTATTTTTGGACAAGTATAAGCTGAGGCGGCTGGAACTATTTTTCGGCTTTCTCATAACCACGATGGCTGTATCGTTCGGTTATCAG TACGTTATTAGCGATACGCCACAAATGGAAGTAATTAAGGGTATGTTCATTCCCTGGTCATCCGACTATCGGCCCGGTACACTTTTGCAAGCTGTTGGGATTATTGGTGCCGTCATCATGCCACACAATTTGTACTTGCATTCAGCGCTTGTGAAG tctCGAGAAATCAACCGAAATGAAGTGCGAGAGGTGAAAAAAGCCAACCGTTATTACTTTATCGAGGCAACGGTAGCGCTCGCCGTATCTTTTATCATCAACGTGTTTGTAGTTTCTGTATTTGCTCACGATTTGTATGGAAAATCAAATCAGGATGTG ATTGACAGATGCAGCAATTCATCTTTTTCGGATGACATTCTCCATGCATTTGATGCGAATAATGCTACAGCAGATATTAATATCTACAAAGCTGGTCTGGTGCTGGGATGCTTTTACGGTGGTGTGTCAATGTACGTGTGGGCGATCGGTATATTGGCGGCCGGTCAAAGTTCCACGATGACTGGCACTTATGCAGGACAGTTTGCTATGGAA gGATTCCTTAATTTACAATGGGCGCGATGGAAACGGGTACTGTTCACCAGAACCGTAGCAATCATGCCAGCGTTCTACGTGGCATTTTTCAGCAGGCTAGAGGATCTTACCAAGATGAACGACATTTTGAATGCCGTTATGGCCTTGCAGCTTCCGTTCGCAGCAATACCCACCGTGGCATTTTCTTCAAGCGTGG cGCTAATGAAGAAAGAGTTCGTGAACGGCCC GATAGAGAAAGCAATCTCCATCACTCTCAGTTTCACTGTCATTGGTATCAATCTGTATTTCATTATTGCAAACTTACAGCAAGTAACGTTGACcgcttttatgatttttggtGTTG ccaTCTTCGGTACATTCTATATCGCTTTTAATATTTACCTTATTTTACACATGATGGTAAATTTAGGAAACAAGACAATAGCAACGAATTCG cTCGTAAAACGTTATATCTTTGATGatgttaatttgttttcaaatatgGCAACGTTGGATAATGGCTTATGA
- the LOC126560682 gene encoding nucleolar complex protein 3 homolog — translation MAKSAKSPMKAKPTNKEWNSAHVFKKGKNKSSAGVRPKNKFRSTEIMHNTPTDKIEAMEEIYRKRVLTEMKNHENVNHLLPIKVKGKGLISRIAPKQMESKHDASLAEANNDPAADADADIPGAQPDEPAVLSLTDILFKRDEQIKEKQFYIGATCAAILENPEARIENVGALLDLLNETNRDGSINLLAVRKTAMISLVEVFKDIVPEYRIGIVDKEQQKLKKDTLARVNFEHKLLTYYKQLLKHMEGLISNYTRKMKHSERQSIETRQLLEMAVQCMCDLVLAHPYFNYSINIVQVLVLMLNNTKETVRKMVHACFSSLFKTDTRLDLTHHTVRHINMLIKKKQQNIYPEIISCLKNLQINRINMNDDVLLELKKQKLEKQKSYVINMSRKERKRKKKLAELEKDIFETKAEESKQVVRRKLTEISKLTFMIYFKILKRYPESKVLSVTLEGLSKFAHTINIEFYADLIELLNNLLENVELGYREQLHCIQTVFIILSGQGEVLNIDPARFYSHFYKNLLYVNAGKNHDDMETILKTLDIILFKRRRNVTYHRYVSFVKRLSTLCLQVLPNGSLGLISLIRSCIHMNQKLDILLDTDAVVGSGKFDPFNDEPEFANANCSALYESSCMVRHYHPTMRKMITNVLNNSDTVPINAGRTLTPAEFYTNYDCSEMVFNPEIPRSPKVKYGKNHRMSMASKISTREMFKNYFNIKNVPKIAINRSKDLYHDYFLDYVTGSKA, via the exons ATGGCTAAATCAGCGAAGAGTCCTATGAAAGCCAAACCTACAAATAAAG AATGGAACTCAGCACATGTgttcaaaaaaggaaagaacaaGTCCTCCGCAGGCGTAAGACCGAAAAATAAGTTTCGTTCTACAGAAATTATGCATAACACACCTACCGACAAGATTGAAGCGATGGAAGAGATTTATCGTAAGAGGGTGCTGacagaaatgaaaaaccaTGAGAATGTGAATCATTTACTGCCCATAAAAGTCAAAGGAAAAGGGCTTATTAGCCGAATCGCTCCTAAGCAGATGGAAAGTAAGCACGATGCAAGCTTAGCTGAAGCTAATAACGATCCAGCTGCGGATGCAGACGCAGATATCCCTGGTGCACAGCCTGACGAGCCAGCAGTGTTGTCGCTGACCGATATCCTGTTTAAAAGAGATGAGCAAATTAAAGAGAAACAGTTCTACATAGGTGCAACCTGTGCGGCAATTCTAGAAAACCCTGAGGCGAGAATCGAAAATGTGGGTGCCTTGCTGGACTTgctaaacgaaacaaatcgaGACGGGTCTATCAACCTCTTGGCGGTTCGTAAAACAGCGATGATTTCGCTTGTTGAAGTATTCAAAGATATTGTACCAGAGTATCGCATTGGAATTGTTGACAAGGAGCAACAAAAGT TGAAGAAAGATACACTTGCACGTGTTAATTTTGAACACAAGCTGCTCACTTACTATAAACAATTGCTGAAACACATGGAGGGCCTCATAAGTAATTACACCAGGAAGATGAAACATTCGGAAAGGCAATCCATCGAAACACGCCAATTGTTGGAAATGGCTGTTCAGTGTATGTGCGATTTGGTACTAGCACATCCGTACTTCAACTACAGTATAAACATCGTACAGGTGCTGGTGTTAATGCTGAACAACACGAAGGAAACCGTACGTAAAATGGTGCACGCTTGCTTCAGTTCCTTGTTCAAAACCGATACGCGCTTAGATTTGACGCATCAT ACCGTTCGTCATATTAACATGCtgataaagaaaaagcaacaaaacatataCCCTGAGATTATTTCATGTTTGAAAAACTTGCAAATCAATCGCATCAACATGAACGATGACGTGCTGCTGGAgctaaaaaagcaaaaactagaaaagcaaaaatcgtACGTTATCAACATGTCACGCAAAGAGCGAAAGCGCAAGAAAAAGCTGGCAGAACTTGAaaaagacatttttgaaacaaagGCCGAAGAAAGTAAGCAAGTCGTGCGTCGCAAGCTTACTGAAATATCGAAGTTAACCTTTATGATTTacttcaaaattctgaaacgATACCCTGAGTCCAAAGTTTTGAGCGTGACACTAGAAGGATTGTCCAAATTTGCACACACGATCAATATTGAGTTTTATGCCGATCTGATTGAGCTGCTGAACAATTTGCTGGAAAATGTAGAGCTGGGATACAGGGAGCAACTGCACTGCATCCAAACAGTGTTCATCATACTGAGTGGACAAGGCGAGGTGCTTAACATTGATCCGGCAAGATTCTATTcccatttttacaaaaatttgctCTACGTTAATGCAG GCAAAAACCACGATGATATGGAAACTATTTTGAAAACTTTGGACATCATTCTATTCAAACGTCGTCGAAATGTAACATACCATCGTTACGTGAGCTTTGTAAAACGTCTTTCAACGCTTTGCCTACAGGTGCTGCCCAACGGTTCCCTAGGTCTTATATCGTTAATTCGAAGCTGTATCCATATGAACCAGAAGCTAGACATCCTGCTTGATACGGATGCCGTCGTAGGTTCGGGAAAATTTGATCCATTCAATGATGAGCCCGAATTCGCGAACGCAAATTGCAGCGCATTGTACGAAAGCAGTTGCATGGTACGGCACTATCACCCGACCATGCGTAAAATGATAACCAATGTTCTGAATAATTCCGACACCGTTCCGATCAATGCTGGAAGAACATT aacCCCTGCGGAGTTTTACACAAACTATGACTGCTCGGAAATGGTATTTAATCCAGAAATTCCTCGTTCACCGAAAGTTAAGTATGGTAAAAATCACCGGATGTCAATGGCATCGAAGATATCCACAAGAGAAATGtttaagaattattttaatattaaaaatgttccaaaaattGCAATCAACAGATCGAAAGATTTGTATCACGATTACTTTTTAGATTACGTCACAGGATCGAAAGCATGA
- the LOC126564989 gene encoding hematopoietically-expressed homeobox protein hhex-like codes for MWDTNNDMVQRDRFFESECIGYRAVCDRSLEVDESTNRKLTFGIERLLSMPTSAQREIKRCETFLSTSCNEDAQIQSKCECCDEYKGNELLSNLSKFFISDSDKSMGRAKYGDSVCETNVPEYSETRDCVTLGLPCENDTNYSKVIRKPLPLRIGNAQLGQGNYTSLQTADSITFSHTTPTTPRFVDSWHCDTAAPFTDKYNDCALYKAQSPAVDINSLRTNSCGVSATYNKSSTQAIISRRKRSWSRAVFSSLQRKGLEKTFQEQKYITKPDRKRLAATLGLHDAQVKVWFQNRRMKWRHMVKNTSLLSIPHHTEVEQSPITSPSCVNAEVPEMLALDDRNEANEDDDVIID; via the exons ATGTGGGATACCAACAACGACATGGTACAACGTGATAGGTTTTTCGAAAGTGAATGCATTGGATATCGGGCAGTGTGTGACAGATCGTTGGAAGTAGATGAATCTACAAATCGAAAATTGACTTTCGGCATCGAGCGTTTGTTAAGCATGCCCACATCTGCACAGCGCGAAATTAAACGATGCGAAACCTTCCTGTCCACTTCCTGCAATGAAGATGCACAAATTCAAAGTAAATGTGAATGTTGTGACGAATACAAAGGCAATGAGCTTTTGTCTAACTTATCTAAGTTTTTCATCAGTGACAGTGATAAGAGCATGGGAAGAGCGAAATACGGTGACAGTGTGTGTGAAACTAATGTGCCGGAATATAGCGAAACACGGGATTGTGTGACACTCGGATTACCATGTGAAAACGATACAAACTATTCCAAAGTAATACGTAAACCTCTACCATTGCGAATTGGAAATGCACAATTAG GACAAGGCAATTACACATCCCTCCAAACAGCTGATTCGATCACATTTTCACACACGACGCCGACAACACCTCGTTTTGTAGACTCGTGGCATTGTGATACAGCAGCACCATTCACTGATAAATACAATGACTGTGCTTTATATAAAGCCCAATCGCCTGCAGTGGACATAAACAGTTTACGAACAAACAGCTGCGGTGTGTCTGCGACCTATAACAAATCAAGTACTCAAGCAATCATTTCGCGACGTAAGCGATCGTGGTCACGAGCAGTATTCAGCAGTTTACAACGCAAAGGACTCGAAAAGACATttcaagaacaaaaatatatcactaaACCCGACAGAAAGCGCCTCGCCGCTACCCTAGGCCTGCATGATGCGCAG gtaAAGGTGTGGTTTCAAAATCGTCGCATGAAGTGGCGACATATGGTAAAAAACACTTCGTTACTTTCAATTCCTCACCATACAGAGGTTGAACAATCTCCGATAACGTCGCCGTCCTGCGTCAATGCTGAAGTGCCAGAAATGTTGGCTTTGGACGAcagaaatgaagcaaatgaagACGACGATGTAATAATTGATTAG